GGCTTCCAATCAAGAAGCCGCGACTGTGGCTGTTGCCCATCACTGCAGCTATTTGTAAGCATCTCAAGCCGATCACTAGCCCAGCTATTCGTATAGCAAACCCAGCTTTCTACTAGCCAAACAGGGAGAAATTGCTGGAATAGCAGCATTGGCTCTGGGGTAAATCCTCTATCCGAAATGACCGATCTGGGAGATGAACGGGGTCGAAGTTGTAGCCACGGCCAGAAACTGGATTATTGACTGGTCGGCATGTGTTATCAGTCGGCTGCTCACGGCAGCTATGATCGACTCGAATGAAGCTATTGTCATCATCCACGTTGGCTGCTTGGCTAGAGAGTTGTTCGATACCCATGACAGCTCATTGAATGGGTTGTATGACGATTTCAGCGGGGTCGGTTTCGCGGACGCTTCAAGTCACTACCATGTGTCCCTTGGTTGCGCGGGGGCCGTGTGGGGCTCAGTATGGAGGTGCTGCCTTACGCTAGTCAAAGGGATACTCATGTTGAGTCTGCCGATCGTCTAGGCAGCACGATGCTGCCTGCGATTTAGAGTTCATGGCAAGTGTAAAGTTATTCACGATGGTCGTGATCCTTGCCTTTCACATCTTTGTCCTTTCCTTATGGATAGATGCCGTTACATAAATCTGGCTAGCTAAAGTATACCGATGGGCTTTTCCCTGCCTTGTTGTCGTAGGAGGAAAGTGACAGTGGCGCGAACTTGACTATGAGAaggagcatagcccaaggCTTCTTGTCGAAGTATCCAGACAACCAATCCGGGCTCCTAAGACTTGAATAGTATAGTAGCTGGGCAGAATAGGTGACCTCAGACTTGGGTGGCTCTACTCTTAATCGGTCTGAGAAGGTCGGCTGAGGGGAGCCATGCTTTGTCCGGCTTGGTTCTGGGAGAGGCCGTTATCGGTGACATCCAATATGGCTTCAATAACTTCATCTTCTGGGTAACACGCTTGATTCATTCTCAAGGCAATTATAGAACATTCCTGTAGATAGAACACCCGAAAGCCATGGGGAAGGGGGGGGACTCTGCGAAGACGGGGCATTGGTAGGGATTTTACATTGGTGCCACACTACCATACCGCTCATACGACGCAAAAAAAGAGTAGTATAATACGAAATAACATGAAACCTCCTTTGAGATACAGCTTGTTTCATGTAAATAACTTCAGTCCTTGACCAAGCACCTTTCAAGTGAATTTGGGCATTTTATATGAGGAAACCTTTTTTGCCTATTGGTTGAggggtactgcatggtagTTATATAGGATCATGTCAAATAATGATAGCAGCCGCATAACCCTTATAGTCTTTTCAGATCCATGTATTAATTCAAGATTGATCTACGGGTGGCTGCTTACGGTTCAGGAACAGCAATAATGTAACCAGCGTCTTTCCTGCACCTGATACAAACAATGCATTTGATGAGCCGATGCCCGTTCGCATGAAGGCTCCGGCAAAGCTCCCCACCACCAACGCAATTAAAAATCCAGCACGTCGATTTCTTGAACGGTTTTGTAACTTTAAAAGCCCTGGATCGATAACAAGATCAACCCATGCTGCTGTCGCCATAGCCGTTGTGATTTCCTGGATTCGAAAGGGTCGCATAGACGCTACTTGGGCACCTGATGCAAAGGCGAGTAAAGCAAGTGAACCCATTGCTGAGGGGCCTGTACCATAAGGGGAGTATGCGGGGTGAATAATGGCGGCCGCAAACGTGAGAATTGTCTGCGCACAGTGACTAAATATCAGCCACATACGAGCTCGTGGTCCAACAGTATTGGCTAACTGTCCTGTTGTAATAGCTCCGGCTAGGAACATACCCAAGCTTAAGCCTACGTCTGACAAGTTGAAAATCGAGTCATCATGCCCTGCGAGACCCACAGCTAATACAACGGAATTACCGGTCTGGTTGGATGCAAAACATTTGAAATCTGGGTAGCTGACTGCATCTTGGACACCAGTGCTGAATGTAAGAAGGAGAAGTTGAATCTCGAGGAGGATGTCAACCTCTAGGTTGGCGGACAGGTAACGTCGGACATTATTGATTGATAATTTAAAAGACATGGGTAGATAGCAACCTTATGCGGTTTGCGTTGTCTGATAGGCGTCAGTTTGGTGTGGGGATAAGTTTTAAATAGTCAGCAGGGGTAATTCCACGCCTTGGACCTTTATCAGAACCGTGGCATCATActaatttttttttttgcttttgcaGGGATGTAAAAAACCATGTCGAGGGGGCTGTTCTGTTAACCAGCTTACACACCTTCACCCCCTAGCGTGAGTCCACATTCCAGCTCTAGTGGTATTAAAAACCTTAACAGAGCGCTAAAACTAACTTTTAGGATGAAGCGGGGACTAGAATCGGCGACTACATGCTTGCGCTTTTAGCATTTTTTTCCTCCACATCGTTAGCCGTTTTCGTGGAGGGTGGTGGGGAGACATAGCCGGTGTTAGGGCAAGGCGGGCATGCAAAATTAAACTATTTAGCCTCTTTGAGCAAGATAAGTCGCTTCTCTGGTCTTTTCAATTTTCAAACCAATTTCGAGCTTCAATCGGGTGACGCAAAGTTAGTGTTAGTTCTACTATTATACGGAAGTTAGCCGAAATTGGTTACTGGGATTTCAGAGTGGTGTCGAGCTCCGCTCCAGTAGCCTTGAAACAAGCATTTGACGGATGAATTACGGCGACCTCACCTCATGACGTGCAGGGTGGGACAACTTGCGTGTGCGACGAGGTCGGCGACTCGGACCCAGTGGCCACCGCAGACTACCTCCTCATATAATCATCTCCTACTTATTAACGATTAGCGGCGCAGCTTATAAACATATCACCCCATTTGCCGAACTCTGCGTCACGAAATTTTAGTGGCTGGGTGGAGTTATATGATATGATCGAAAGAATCATGTGTGTCCTAGATGATTGATTTACCAGGCTCTTATGTCCGCAAGATTCGCGTAGATATATCATTTTTCAGAGAGCCAAATTTTATGCATGTCCACACCCGTCATTCAACAAGATAACGTTTGAGCATGGCTAAGAGAATCGTGATTGTTGGTGGCGTCGCGGGTGGCATGTCCGCGGCCACCCGCGTTCGACGTCTCGATGAGTCGGCTGCCATCACTGTGTTCGAACAGGGAGACTACACCGGCTTCGCCAACTGCGGTATACCCTATGCTCTAGGGAACATCATCAAGCATGATAAAACCCTGATCCTACGTACACCCAGCGACTTCAAGGAGCGCTTTAATATCGATGTCCATCTTCGAACCGAGGTCATCGGCATTGATCGTGAAAACCACCTGGTCAATGTGCGAACTGTGGGAACGGACGACATCCGCCAGGTGGGCTACGACAAACTCATTCTGGCCGAAGGTGCCGAAGCGTTTCGGCCTCCGGCTGCTGGGACAGAGTTGGACAATGTCGTCACGATGCAGACGATCTCCGATCTTCAGAAAGCCCGTGGCTTAATGTCGGACCGCGATGTAAAACACGTTTGCATAATTGGAGCCGGCTTCATTGGAATGGAAGTAGCCGAGAACTTGCGTAACCTCGGGTTCGAGATTTCGATGGTCGAGTACGGGTCGCATGTCTTTCCACCAATTGACGCCGACATGGCTGAGATTCTTCACACGAAACTCAGAAGCAAAGGAATCCAGTTGTTCCTAAACGATACTTTTAAGAAAATTGAGAAATCAAGCGTCCTCTTGACTAGTGGATCTGAGGTACTCGCAGACGTGGTAATTTTGGCAGCGGGAGTGAGGGCCAGAACGAGTCTGGCAAAGCAGGCTGGTTTGAAGTTAGGTGCGACAGGAGTTAGTGTTAACTCCCATATGCAAACCTCGGACCCGGACATCTATGCAGTTGGAGATATGGTTGAGACACAACACACCGTCATGGGACAGCCTGCTATACTCGCCTTGGCTGGTCCGGCAAACCGACAAGGGCGGCTCGCGGCCGATCATATATGCGGCAAAGAAGTACAATATCGTGGCAATGTCGGCACCGTTATCTGCCAAGTCTTTGACCTGAGCCTCGGCTTCGTGGGCCTTTCTATCGAAGCGCTTCGTCGATTGGGCCACGATCCTCTTTGGGTCACAGTGCATCCCCTTGACCATGCAGGCTATTATCCAGGCTCACAAACCATGACGATCAAACTCGCTTTTCAGAAAGAGACGGGCCGTATCTGGGGAGCACAGATTGTAGGCAAGGCTGGTGTCGACAAACGTATTGACGTGCTCGCTACAGCTATGCAATTTGGCAGCACGGTTTTTGATCTGGAGCATCTCGAGCTAGCCTATGCACCACCATACGGCTCGGCGAAAGATCCTGTCAATATGGCCGGCTTTGTGGCTTCAAATGTTCTACGTGGAGACTGCGATATCATTCACGCCGAACAGCTCAACCAGGCGAAGCTTGGCAAGTTGCAGATTGTGGATGTCCGCTCGCCTGAGGAATTCGCTAACGGTCATCTTTCTAAAGCGATCAATCTACCAGTCGACAGCTTGAGGCATCATTTTGGCGTTCTTGATAAGTCACTACCAACTGTCGTATACTGTCAAGTGGGCTATCGCGGCTATTTAGCTTACCGCATCCTTAAGCAAGGGGGGTTTGATGTTGCTAACCTCGATGGTGGTTTCAAGATGGTAGCCGAGGGAGGATATAGATTGATCGACAgttaattctttttttttcttcttttttttcttctttttttttaatttagTTTTCCGTTTTTCCTTTCTAACATTAGTAAAATGATGAATCCTTATATGTAATTAACAGTTGAAACACATAATAACCTTTCACATGTCAAACCTTGGAATCAGTCTAGGTTATGTAGATACTGAATGGTTTAACTACCGAAGAATGCGCCGTAATAAAGGTTCTTTATATGAGCTTTTCGTCAAGAAGCGAGAATTACTACTGATATTTATTGACCTCTAGAAACAGAATTTATAGCTATTAGGGTTTGGCTGCACTGTGTAAAGGGAATCTGGCTCCTTCGCCCTATCGGTAGCATACAGATGACAGGAATAAGAAAAGGAATCAGAAGAAAGTATCGAGAATCAGTATCGTCGACTGAAGACTGAAATGTCGATTCAGCTTCATGGCATAGCATATACGGCCTCACAGAGGCGGAGCTGTAAAGATTGAACGCGGaaatattatctaataaCTCAATTAGGGTCCTGGGGGCTTCAACTTCATTCTGCCATTATTTGGCCGTGATGTAACTCATCTCCTTGTTAGTTGGCCGGAATGAGATAGAAGTTCTTCCTTTGCGATCCTTTCTGTGGTCGTGCCCTTTGGGTATTTTTGGTCCTGAATGAGCTTGACAATAGAATTACTCACAGAGATCACGATTATTCGTTTTTTAATCATGAATTGAAAAGATAGCTCTCTGTGCAGGGGCCAAAGTTATAAAATAGATATACACTATGGGACATCCCCTCCAAGGCCGAGGCAACTGAGCTGCAAGGAAATAACACAAAGCCACCTTCGTCCGACTATTTGACTCTCTGGGGGTTAAGAATAGGAATTGGACAACTTTTTGATACGAGGTGTATTTGTTCTATATAAACTATCACTGTATGCGAACACTTATTTCCGCCAAATCAGGACTAGATAAGCCAAGAGCCTATATCCTGCGATAATACCAATGAGAATTCCAACCCAGGTCCCCTCCAGCCCCATAGAAATACTAAAATTATCCAAAACCGCCGTGCCACGGATTTTCCCCGCCGAATTCAAGTCACTATAATACATACACTGATAGCCTTGGGGCGTCTTTGCGCAGGCGTACTCTCGGGATTCGAACTCATTAACCATCATACCCTGAAATACATATGCCTGGAAGTCAATATAATGGAATACATACTTCCAAAACGGATTGAGGATACTCATTGGTACAAGGAATCCATCAACGCACATCCAAAGCCCATTTGCGAAGGCTGTGATCGCCAATGCCACAACGAAAACTGGAAAAAGACATGAAACCAACACAACGAGTGACTCCGCTGCCAGGAGATCAAGGAATAACCACATAACCCACATAAAGAACGCGCTGGCATTTGGGCGAAAGTTAGATAGCCAATATTCCACTATCGAGAAGACGAGAGTAATAAGGAAGAGGAATGGAAGTCCAATGATGAAATTTGATACCATAAACGAAGGTGGACCAACGAGGCCATTTGCACGCTCCTGGTAAAAAGTGTGCAAATCCTCTAGGAAGGCGGGAACATAAGCAATCGCCATAAACGACATGAAGGCGCCGCCGAAGAAAATGGCATTTATGAATGCCTGGATGTATTTTTGGTCCGTCTTCAGTCTCAGGAACACGGTCCCCATGAGGATTGCCAGGCCCAGATACATGACAATGCGGATACCATATACGACAACGTCGCGGTGCGATTTGATCCAAGAGCGGTGAAGCAAGATCAGAGGAATTAACCAAGGGCTTGGTTTTAGAATTTTATGTCTTGACAAATCGACAGAGGAAGCATATCTCGCGCTCACGATAGCAGCATCAAGATCCGCGCGCTGGGTTGACACTGCCCATTTTTGAGTAATATCTTCTGTGCGGCGGCGAACTTCGCCGTTCTTATCCAAGTCGGTATTAATTAGGTCAAGATAGAACTCGGCAGCATTAGTCTCACGGGGCATATAGTAACCAGCCCTGGCGAAGTAGATAGGTGCTTCGCAGACTAGACCAAAGTAGCAGGTTTTCCCTCCCGAGAGGAGGCAGAGCTTGTCGAATTGATGAAATGTCGCCGAAGAGGGTTGATGAATGGAAGCTATTATAAGGAGCTGGCACACATTAGCCCGCATTTAACCAAAATGTCGACtttccaagaaggagaataCCCACCTTATTCCGCCTGCCAatctctttaatataagtGATGACTTCGAGACTGAGAGCTGAGTCTAGTCCACTGGTTGGCTCATCAAGGAACAGAATTTTAGGATTGGCAACGAGCCGGCTAGCGACACCAAGCCGTTTCTTCTGGCCTCCACTCAGACCCTTCTTAATAGGTGTGCCGACAATAGTGTGGGCCTGTGACTGCAGGCCAAAGCTGGAGATAAGGTCATCCACACGGCGGAAAGCTTCCTTCCTAGTTACGTTGCTATCACTaggttaaaaaaaaaaaaaaaaacaatcGCTTCGAGGGCGGCAAGTCGTACCTAGGAAGCGCAAGCCTGGCCGCAAAGATCATCGTTTCTCGTACCGTCAGACTGCCTATCAGTGCATCCTCCTGCTCTACGTATGTAGAGAGATTACGGGTCATCTCGAGTTCCATCTTCTGTCCATTGCCAAGTATATCGCCTGTTGTAGTCgctccagcagcagcgaCTCGACGAGCAAGAGCGTTAAGCAACGTGGTCTTACCGGATCCACTCGGGCCCATGATAGCAAGCATTTCAGATGCGTTGATAATTCCTGACGCTTTGGATAAGATGGAAAGTGGCTGTTTGGTTTTCCGGTCTTTGACGAGGACTTCAAGGTTGCTCCAGGCGAAACTTTCGACAACATCGTTGGCTAGGTGACGAGTTGGGATCACACacatctcaagatcctcgacTGCATGCTCGTTTGATCCATGTTGTCTAGATTGAGTACTCATTGTCACCGATTTGCATGACCCAAGCCGTCGGCGGAGATATAAGCAAAGGGACAATATCTTTTATGAATGGTTATTGATTAAATAGTGTATCTATTAAAGTTACCAAGAACGAGAAAGGCCGAGTTATAAAGTTACATGCCTGCGAGTGCGAGAGAGACGTCCCCTTGCGGCCAGCTTGGCATCAGTTACTAAACACGTCAACGGCGCCCCAAAATCTACATATCCTGTCAATGCCCCTCATAATTGTGATACTAGTCAGATCATGGCTTTTGAGTATCATTAAAAAAATTAAGGGCGCATGTGATTGGAGTGCAGCTAGCTGGTCAGATCATTTCGGCGACCAAGATGACATTTCCTCGCGGCGGCCTAAGGCGCTTCGAATTGCTCGACTAGGACTATCCCTGGCCC
This genomic interval from Fusarium oxysporum f. sp. lycopersici 4287 chromosome 3, whole genome shotgun sequence contains the following:
- a CDS encoding hypothetical protein (At least one base has a quality score < 10) — translated: MSTQSRQHGSNEHAVEDLEMCVIPTRHLANDVVESFAWSNLEVLVKDRKTKQPLSILSKASGIINASEMLAIMGPSGSGKTTLLNALARRVAAAGATTTGDILGNGQKMELEMTRNLSTYVEQEDALIGSLTVRETMIFAARLALPSNVTRKEAFRRVDDLISSFGLQSQAHTIVGTPIKKGLSGGQKKRLGVASRLVANPKILFLDEPTSGLDSALSLEVITYIKEIGRRNKLLIIASIHQPSSATFHQFDKLCLLSGGKTCYFGLVCEAPIYFARAGYYMPRETNAAEFYLDLINTDLDKNGEVRRRTEDITQKWAVSTQRADLDAAIVSARYASSVDLSRHKILKPSPWLIPLILLHRSWIKSHRDVVVYGIRIVMYLGLAILMGTVFLRLKTDQKYIQAFINAIFFGGAFMSFMAIAYVPAFLEDLHTFYQERANGLVGPPSFMVSNFIIGLPFLFLITLVFSIVEYWLSNFRPNASAFFMWVMWLFLDLLAAESLVVLVSCLFPVFVVALAITAFANGLWMCVDGFLVPMSILNPFWKYVFHYIDFQAYVFQGMMVNEFESREYACAKTPQGYQCMYYSDLNSAGKIRGTAVLDNFSISMGLEGTWVGILIGIIAGYRLLAYLVLIWRK